One window from the genome of Elaeis guineensis isolate ETL-2024a chromosome 5, EG11, whole genome shotgun sequence encodes:
- the LOC105036665 gene encoding LOW QUALITY PROTEIN: uncharacterized protein (The sequence of the model RefSeq protein was modified relative to this genomic sequence to represent the inferred CDS: inserted 2 bases in 1 codon) yields MSRTSKESLPGGRNAAAGSQHLRRGRGVPAGRGSRDGDESLDLFARIRRIPLISSTTESGSQSATGQFKLERMSIGSAKLGRSGADDLLSADIGETDYDWLLTPPGTPPFSSLYASEHQLSSTVPRSSSNVRSVSTTKASRLSASQSVNGQSTRPTRSGSATRASLSSTNFSSYYSNNDRTSVLNTSSASVTSRPTTPGKRPTTASTTRTNSIPASRPVPSRPSTPSKTQTSSSSSGDKPRQSQNSRPSTPTTQTRVLSTHSNSSSGASAARSNSRPSTPTRRNPTPVPAPTTSNSRSSTPNRRTSMPAPAQTMARSLSVGHVPITNGRNPASRSRPSSPAPQTQVFIQPRARPNFPHEVPTNLRNKLPERPTSASKERPGIPLTVQANPNSKTPAAAAPMSSNRWQSSPIVTRGRISDNSPKSRTHSNGHLVSQPESQKDVVSETAVGRSSKPASSTDSTGFGRMFTKKSLDMALRHMDIRQGIRRASLFPQSIRPTTSKGQPGPASDPVVPTVDKAAALGDERMLELTSRDNGNHNRMISDDSNLAISEDGGGVVGSAKRESIVAGANGLDIHESSQYDAILHEHDSKDWSWLHLQSTEXSKQSLVFDHQSKPPPDPFSPI; encoded by the exons ATGAGTCGGACATCGAAGGAATCTCTTCCCGGCGGGAGGAATGCGGCCGCCGGATCGCAGCATCTCCGGCGGGGGAGGGGAGTCCCCGCCGGAAGAGGGTCGAGGGACGGGGACGAAAGCTTGGATCTCTTCGCGAGGATCCGCCGGATCCCGTTGATCAGTTCCACCACCGAATCCGGCAGCCAGAGTG CTACAGGGCAATTTAAATTGGAGAGAATGTCGATCGGATCGGCAAAGTTGGGAAGGAGTGGAGCAGATGATCTCTTATCAGCTGACATTGGCGAAACTGATTATGATTG GCTTCTGACTCCCCCTGGCACCCCTCCCTTCTCTTCTTTATATGCCAGCGAACACCAACTATCCTCAACAGTTCCAAGGAGCAGTTCCAATGTCAGATCAGTCTCAACAACAAAAGCTTCGAGG TTATCTGCATCTCAATCAGTGAATGGCCAATCTACTAGACCAACCAGAAGTGGTTCAGCGACTCGCGCTTCTCTCTCTAGTACAAACTTCTCCAGCTACTACTCTAACAACGATAGAACATCAGTCCTCAACACTAGCTCAGCCTCAGTCACCTCTAGACCCACAACCCCTGGCAAACGCCCAACCACTGCATCCACCACAAGGACAAACTCAATCCCAGCCTCCCGTCCGGTGCCATCACGTCCGTCTACCCCTTCCAAAACTCAAACATCTTCCAGTTCTTCCGGAGACAAACCCAGACAATCACAAAATTCTAGACCTTCTACTCCAACAACCCAAACTCGTGTTCTTTCTACTCATTCCAATTCTAGTTCAGGCGCTTCAGCGGCACGTTCAAATTCCAGACCATCAACCCCAACTCGTCGCAATCCTACACCAGTCCCAGCTCCAACCACCTCAAACTCCAGATCATCGACCCCCAATCGTCGCACCTCCATGCCAGCACCAGCTCAAACTATGGCTCGCTCTCTCTCCGTTGGTCATGTTCCAATAACAAATGGCAGAAACCCTGCATCCAGATCACGTCCGAGCTCGCCAGCCCCGCAAACACAAGTTTTCATACAGCCACGAGCCCGCCCAAATTTCCCACATGAAGTTCCAACAAACCTCAGAAACAAACTGCCTGAAAGACCTACTTCTGCCAGCAAGGAACGCCCAGGAATACCATTAACAGTCCAGGCAAATCCAAATTCTAAGACACCAGCAGCAGCAGCTCCGATGAGCTCGAATCGATGGCAGTCCTCACCCATCGTCACTCGAGGCAGGATCTCAGACAATTCACCAAAGAGCCGAACACACAGCAACGGGCACCTTGTCAGCCAACCTGAAAGCCAGAAGGATGTTGTATCAGAGACTGCAGTCGGGAGATCCAGCAAGCCAGCTTCATCCACAGATAGCACCGGATTCGGAAGGATGTTCACCAAGAAGTCGCTTGACATGGCTCTCAGGCATATG GACATCCGGCAAGGCATTCGCAGGGCCTCTCTCTTCCCTCAGAGCATTCGTCCAACCACTTCCAAAGGCCAGCCTGGTCCAGCGTCAGACCCGGTAGTTCCCACTGTTGACAAAGCAGCAGCTCTTGGTGATGAAAGAATGTTGGAGTTGACCAGTAGAGATAATGGAAATCATAATAGAATGATCTCTGATGACAGCAATTTAGCCATCTCAGAGGATGGAGGTGGGGTGGTTGGTTCTGCAAAGAGGGAGTCCATTGTTGCTGGAGCAAACGGGCTTGATATCCATGAGAGCTCCCAATATGATGCAATTCTGCACGAACATGACTCCAAGGACTGGAGTTGGCTGCACCTGCAAAGCACTGA GTCCAAACAGAGCCTCGTGTTTGATCATCAATCCAAGCCACCGCCAGATCCTTTCAGCCCGATTTGA